A DNA window from Rhinolophus sinicus isolate RSC01 linkage group LG10, ASM3656204v1, whole genome shotgun sequence contains the following coding sequences:
- the LOC109455719 gene encoding uncharacterized protein LOC109455719, with translation MSARNMSWVRYPSHVSTAVEDVIASQGIISRCAQVYVALLVPVSLVTGLFNLTTFIWGRARLGRLDAFLSDLTVTNVLVTLLSLTAASRPDYLATSHLGCATLSFLSNVCYFNAQYVQLAMLFVFLRQGPSPCLRTDTKGATGPVWGLAALGGCALCSSLGVVSLLGTSGELHRPTLCQLDPLTAWPEYEIVKVGLGCGLALLLELAFLTLLAVPRARRDAGSAHPAVVAIALTTFACRLPYNVALLQRARLKLQGDIGSPKDELLLSLAELALFGESCVNSLVTLFLHKPCRLALLTLPGRLFRRCRRGGRPAAASPSSEDEDGVRSEPRPPEMGLTGR, from the coding sequence ATGAGCGCCCGCAACATGTCCTGGGTACGCTACCCGAGCCACGTCTCCACAGCAGTAGAAGACGTCATCGCCTCCCAGGGCATCATCTCCAGGTGTGCGCAAGTCTACGTGGCTCTGCTTGTCCCAGTGAGCTTGGTAACCGGACTGTTCAACTTGACCACCTTCATTTGGGGCCGTGCCAGGCTGGGGCGCCTGGATGCGTTCCTCTCAGACCTCACTGTCACCAACGTGCTGGTGACGCTGCTCTCACTCACCGCCGCCAGCCGGCCGGACTACCTGGCCACAAGCCACCTGGGCTGTGCCACCCTCTCCTTTCTGTCCAACGTCTGCTACTTCAATGCCCAGTACGTGCAGCTGGCCATGCTCTTTGTGTTCCTGCGGCAGGGCCCCTCACCCTGTCTGCGCACGGACACCAAGGGGGCCACTGGGCCTGTGTGGGGCCTGGCTGCCCTTgggggctgtgccctctgcagctCCCTGGGAGTGGTGTCCCTGCTGGGCACGTCCGGGGAGCTGCACAGACCCACTCTGTGCCAGCTGGACCCTCTGACCGCCTGGCCGGAGTATGAAATTGTCAAGGTCGGCCTGGGCTGCGGGCTTGCGCTCCTCCTGGAGCTGGCATTCCTCACTCTGCTGGCCGTCCCGCGGGCCCGGAGGGACGCGGGCTCTGCTCACCCAGCAGTGGTGGCCATCGCCCTGACCACATTCGCCTGCCGACTCCCCTACAACGTCGCCCTCTTGCAGCGGGCCCGGCTGAAGCTGCAGGGGGACATCGGCTCCCCCAAGGACGAGCTCCTCTTGAGCCTCGCGGAGCTGGCCCTGTTTGGGGAGAGCTGTGTGAACTCCTTGGTGACCCTCTTCCTCCACAAACCCTGCAGGCTGGCACTGCTTACCCTTCCAGGGCGTCTCTTCCGAAGgtgcaggagaggagggaggccaGCAGCGGCTTCTCCTTCCAGCGAGGACGAGGACGGAGTGAGGTCTGAGCCCCGCCCACCGGAAATGGGCCTGACCGGCAGGTGA